TTTCGGATAATTTCCTACATTATATAAACTATTATTAAATACAAATCCTACCGTTTTACCATAAGTGCTGGCGAGATTACTATAAATAGTTGATCCATAGTAACCAGGTTCTGAATTACCTACAATTTGACCAGATTTTACTGCACCATTAGTATCTTTATACGCTGGAGTTTCAAAGTTTTCTTTAAAGCTCCAAGGGGTGGTTTTTATTGTAGAAGACCCACTAATAGGATGTTTATAAGTGGGACCTGTACCAGTCTCCGGTATTCTCCATCCATTCGGGCAAGGATCAAAAACAGATTTTTTATCACCTAATCCCCATCGTTCAGCATATAATCCATGATAGTTAGTATCAAACAGCCAGTCTGAAGCAAGATTATAATTAGCATAATTAGCTCCACGTGACGGATGCTTAACTGTTGGTACCATAAGCTTTAAAGGGTTTGCTGTAGAATATCCCAGAATTTTTTCTATTCTTACATCTATTTTATCATTGGCATTAATGCTGCTTTTATAAGTGTCATAATTTACCACATTCATTGAGTTATAGCTAGCCTCTGTAAAACTTGAATAGGTTACGATTCCATTATTGGTAGTACCCAGCAATATATTGTATTTAGTACCGTTTATATTATTAAATATAGGCAGAGGATCTTTTCTACCCCATTGATAGTGCAATCCTTGCGAGCGGTTAAGTTGATTAACATCATTTGCTACGCCTGGATTATAAGGACTTGGCATGACATCAACGGCTCCTAAATTCCTATCCATGATAGCTGTTTTCATGATAGTTCCTTTCTGAGTATAGTTTATATAATTATCAGTCGGGATTGGGGTATCATTTACATGGGTAAAAGAATTTACGGATGTATTGGTTACCCAAATGTGCCAACTCCAGTAAACAGGATTACTGATTGAACCATTATGTAGAGTAACTACTGCATTTCCAGACTGATTGGCGTTTATCTTCACATTGATATTGCCATCTTTGGAAGATGGATTATCCAGGGTCAATTGTGTTACCATAGCAGGATTATCTGTCCAAAGTATATTTGCTTTTAAATCATTAAAACTTGTAGTATCCAGAATTTGGGTATTACCTAAATAATTACTTTGTACAGAAAAAGCTTTACTCACCGGTATTGAAATTACCTTATCTGCTGTAGATTTTGTAATCATATAACTATTGGGATTATCTAATCCAACTTTATATGTTTCAGATTCACTAAAGAAAGTGGTTTTGAAGTCATAGTTATTTTTTACAAATAGCGGATCTTTAATACATCGGCATGCATGTGCATTATTAGTTGGATAATCATCAGATGGTTTGTAGCTGTATACACCATAAACATCCGGGTAATTAGTTTCATCAGGTTTGAAGCCATTCACTATCTGATCTGAAGATGGTATTAATCTTAATGCACTGGCTACTGAAGAATAACCGGAAACCGTAGTCATTGTTGAAGTCCACAAATAGGTTTCAAGCTGGTCTGTGAATCCTGCTTTAGTATGATATCTGGTATCTCCGCTTATTCCTCTTCCTATCCATCCGGTTCCTGGAAATATCCCGATATTGTTGCCTCCTACATTCGTCATATCAAAACCATATTGAGGATATATTTTGATACCGGCAAGATATGTTTTCAGATTAGATAATCCCGGGAAAATATTTGATCTGCCAAGATTTAAAGCTGAAAGCGGACTGTTTACTTTAGGCCCGAAAGGCGTAAAATCCATTCTTACATTTTTGGTTGATGATGCAACCAACACTGAAGGTAACCTCCATCCGTTAGGACAAGGATCAAAAGAAGATTTATTTCTGTAAGGTTGCGAAACTGTATAATCTACTGCCTGTATTCCCAGTGAATTATCAGACCATAAGTTCACTTTACTTAGTTCGTCAGTTTGTAACCCCGGTACCTGCCCAAACCAGTTGTAATAATAAGGAACCGTATTAATAGTGCCATATGTAGAAAGGGGAGAAGTGTTGGTACCATTGTCATTGACATAGATCAGACTCAGAGGATTTTTTACTGAAACTCTGATATTATCTGTTATGTTGGCTGTTGATTTATTGACAAACTTTATTAATTCATTAAAGTTTTTATAATCATTAAAAGGACTGTTGGTAAATCTTAACCTTGATATAGCGTCGTCATATACAATTTTTCCTAAGCTGCCGGTTATTTGATAGAAACTGGCATCATTATTTGTTAACGATGGAAAAGGGTCTTTTCTTCCCCACTGATATAACAATCCACCGCTTCTGTTCCATCCGGCTCCAGTTAAAGAATTCCCGATTGCACCAAGGTTCCTGTCCATCCATCCCCATTCGGAATTAGGAATAGTCTCTACAGTTCCGTCGCTTAATTGTCTTTTTACATCGTCATAGCTTTTATAGGTAGAGCCATTTGTTGGGTCATCTGTTACCCAAACGTGCCATGACCAGAAAACTTCACCATTTACCTTAAAAGCAACCAATGCATTTCCTTTTTTTACTTTATTGACAGGTACTTTTATTTTTGCATTTTCACCTGAATCTATAATATCCAAAGTATAATTTTCTTTAGATTTTATCAATCCCATATTGTCTTCCCATAAAACATCAGCTGTTACTGTTCCGGAAGGTACGTCGATACCTTTCATATAATTCCCGTTTCGCCACATTTCATAGGCTTTTTTTACAGGAATGTACAATCCGTCTACATTATTGCCATCCTTATCTTTACCTGTGAAAATATAGCTGTTGGGAGCTTTGGTCCAGTCTGCTATTGTATTGTCAGGCTGTGCTCCGGCATTGATTACAAAACAGTTGTTTGAGCAATCAGCTGAATCATATGCCGTTGAATTTCCAAAAATTCCTACGTATTTTATGAATTTTTTGATTTCAGCTTCTACTTCCGGAAGTGGTCTCATCGGTCCGTTCCAGTCAGCACGTACTTTTCTGTTTCTGATGGCTCCTATTCCATATAATGAAGCTTTAGGAGTATTGCTCAGAAAGAAATTTTCAGATCCGGGTCCTCTCTGTTTGTCATATAAAGGAGGGTAACCGAAATCATTCACTGTATTATAATTGCTTAATGCATTGACGGTGATATACTGTCCGGTAGATTTGTATACCCTGAAACCTGTTATTTCGCTTACAACAATAACTACAGGTTCTTGATCCGCAATAATGTCGGTCAGCTTCTCGTTGATGTAATTGTAAAGGTTGTAATACCTGTTAATTAAAGCATTAGGGTTTGTAAAATCCAAATATCCTCTGCCCCAGGGTTCTCCGCCCTCCTCAGGAGGTAAAAACCAGTTACTGAAGTTAATAAAGAAGCCCGAACTTGAAAACTTACCGGCAAATACATAAACAGGATCATGATAAGAAAACTCAAAAGGACTTGTGTCACTGCCCTGATAGATAAATTTCTGTGAGTTGGCAATCGTACCGAGATTGTTAGGATTTTCAATGTTGATGACAGGTGCATTGGCATTTGTGTTATCTAATGTACCGTTTGCATTGACTGATAAAACAATATCATCCAGTTTCTTCGTCAAATGCTGTGATTTTACCCTGTCTTTTACACCGGAAACAGTTCCGTTAGGATTAAATAATACCGTACCGCTTTTTTTGGGAGTGAAAAGGATTGTGTATTCATTTTCATCCAGCTCACAAGCTGTCGCAGTATAGTCTCCGAACTTGTAATGGCTCACTGCTTTATTCCATGTGATGTCTGAAAAGCTGTTGGTCTCTGAGCCTAGCTCAACTTTTAAATTGTATGTACTGTTTACAGAAGCGGGTAATTCAAATGTTGCATTAAGATTTTCATCATACTGATTGCTAGCATACAATGTTTTACACCACACACTGATCCATTCTCCCTGAGCATTCTGATATTTTACGGAAATCAGAATGTCACTGGTGGTGACAGGTTTGTGGAGCTGGCCGCTCATGACAACTGCTCCTTTTTCATTCACGTTTTGTGAAATTACAATTAAAGGATCCAGATCAAAATTGTAGGTTGTCACGGGGATGTTACTTCCCAAAATAATGGGGGCATTACGAAAATGCCAATCCGTATCACCTCTTGAAGAGGCATAAACGGATGCTGCTGAGCATAATACAGCCCAGATTGATAAGAAAGTTTTTTTTCTCATACGCATGTTTTTTAGATTAATATTTGATCCTATGAATAACTTGTATTCAAATTCTAAAGCATTTGAAGATTCCTCATTATAGATATAGAGGAAGTATAATAAAGCATATCTGCTTTAAAATTACAGTTGTATGAAAACCAA
The window above is part of the Chryseobacterium sp. MA9 genome. Proteins encoded here:
- a CDS encoding T9SS type A sorting domain-containing protein, with the translated sequence MRKKTFLSIWAVLCSAASVYASSRGDTDWHFRNAPIILGSNIPVTTYNFDLDPLIVISQNVNEKGAVVMSGQLHKPVTTSDILISVKYQNAQGEWISVWCKTLYASNQYDENLNATFELPASVNSTYNLKVELGSETNSFSDITWNKAVSHYKFGDYTATACELDENEYTILFTPKKSGTVLFNPNGTVSGVKDRVKSQHLTKKLDDIVLSVNANGTLDNTNANAPVINIENPNNLGTIANSQKFIYQGSDTSPFEFSYHDPVYVFAGKFSSSGFFINFSNWFLPPEEGGEPWGRGYLDFTNPNALINRYYNLYNYINEKLTDIIADQEPVVIVVSEITGFRVYKSTGQYITVNALSNYNTVNDFGYPPLYDKQRGPGSENFFLSNTPKASLYGIGAIRNRKVRADWNGPMRPLPEVEAEIKKFIKYVGIFGNSTAYDSADCSNNCFVINAGAQPDNTIADWTKAPNSYIFTGKDKDGNNVDGLYIPVKKAYEMWRNGNYMKGIDVPSGTVTADVLWEDNMGLIKSKENYTLDIIDSGENAKIKVPVNKVKKGNALVAFKVNGEVFWSWHVWVTDDPTNGSTYKSYDDVKRQLSDGTVETIPNSEWGWMDRNLGAIGNSLTGAGWNRSGGLLYQWGRKDPFPSLTNNDASFYQITGSLGKIVYDDAISRLRFTNSPFNDYKNFNELIKFVNKSTANITDNIRVSVKNPLSLIYVNDNGTNTSPLSTYGTINTVPYYYNWFGQVPGLQTDELSKVNLWSDNSLGIQAVDYTVSQPYRNKSSFDPCPNGWRLPSVLVASSTKNVRMDFTPFGPKVNSPLSALNLGRSNIFPGLSNLKTYLAGIKIYPQYGFDMTNVGGNNIGIFPGTGWIGRGISGDTRYHTKAGFTDQLETYLWTSTMTTVSGYSSVASALRLIPSSDQIVNGFKPDETNYPDVYGVYSYKPSDDYPTNNAHACRCIKDPLFVKNNYDFKTTFFSESETYKVGLDNPNSYMITKSTADKVISIPVSKAFSVQSNYLGNTQILDTTSFNDLKANILWTDNPAMVTQLTLDNPSSKDGNINVKINANQSGNAVVTLHNGSISNPVYWSWHIWVTNTSVNSFTHVNDTPIPTDNYINYTQKGTIMKTAIMDRNLGAVDVMPSPYNPGVANDVNQLNRSQGLHYQWGRKDPLPIFNNINGTKYNILLGTTNNGIVTYSSFTEASYNSMNVVNYDTYKSSINANDKIDVRIEKILGYSTANPLKLMVPTVKHPSRGANYANYNLASDWLFDTNYHGLYAERWGLGDKKSVFDPCPNGWRIPETGTGPTYKHPISGSSTIKTTPWSFKENFETPAYKDTNGAVKSGQIVGNSEPGYYGSTIYSNLASTYGKTVGFVFNNSLYNVGNYPKSLTKGGRSVMYPDPAITFPYSSIGSLSGGIWYANLNGELTGRATYMSFDNFSRIMVKNADIDPFAAMSCRCVKQEDSDTPRGPLPGIPVTPNTGLQARTAFSKTAIEEKVKDDKLVLYPNPVKDILYIEAKDDKDYYYQIYNMSGQLMKEGKFINKQTDITSLLTGAYLVRINNSETIVKIIKR